From the genome of Anopheles moucheti chromosome 3, idAnoMoucSN_F20_07, whole genome shotgun sequence, one region includes:
- the LOC128304583 gene encoding uncharacterized protein LOC128304583 yields MDEASDENLQQFSISSDFFLQYIDCTQLESAFTPLRKSNRSALWPLMERKIKARENTDLQVHIDDTLIHCHLLPLQCFSEYFEQEVRPGQAVVELPAQQVPSAAFQIVYDWILDPNRQLEWEHFVSILSAAEFLRIPALVERCWQHLDNPKVVENVAFFVFLQARKFRSVQLQPMMLRRICRFFLSLVSTPEFCELSLEELSVLLASNIIGVFDETDVLYAACQWLLYDWSARQYAIESVMKLVRFERMRAGDLARFCVFQECAELQPILRHSATKQLVDKALASICSHQQGARSNSSLADGSSWLIAHRLPTERVRLVPDTAETLAFVAGDTSYDGFMEFLHVLCNKPNIWQTFRLSEDNVSLLEDMFGECTVTD; encoded by the coding sequence ATGGACGAAGCTTCCGATGAGAACCTGCAACAATTTTCGATATCCAGCGACTTCTTCCTGCAGTACATTGATTGCACCCAGCTGGAGTCTGCATTTACACCGCTGCGGAAGAGCAACCGGTCCGCGCTGTGGCCGCTGATGGAGCGTAAAATAAAGGCGCGCGAAAACACCGACCTTCAGGTGCACATCGACGATACCCTAATCCACTGTCACCTGTTACCGCTGCAGTGCTTCAGCGAATACTTCGAACAGGAGGTGCGTCCAGGCCAGGCGGTGGTAGAACTACCAGCTCAGCAGGTACCTTCGGCCGCATTTCAAATCGTATACGACTGGATTTTGGACCCTAACCGGCAGCTTGAGTGGGAACATTTCGTTAGCATACTGTCAGCCGCCGAGTTCCTCCGGATTCCTGCGCTGGTCGAACGTTGTTGGCAGCATCTGGACAACCCAAAGGTGGTCGAAAATGTGGCATTCTTCGTGTTTCTGCAGGCGCGGAAGTTTCGCAGCGTCCAGCTGCAACCGATGATGCTGCGCCGGATCTGTCGATTCTTCCTGAGTCTCGTTAGCACGCCCGAGTTTTGTGAGCTTTCGCTGGAGGAGCTGTCGGTGCTGCTGGCGTCCAACATTATCGGGGTGTTTGACGAGACGGATGTGTTGTACGCTGCATGTCAATGGTTGTTGTACGATTGGAGCGCAAGGCAGTACGCGATCGAGAGTGTGATGAAGTTGGTACGCTTCGAACGGATGCGCGCAGGTGATCTGGCCCGGTTCTGTGTCTTCCAGGAGTGTGCCGAGCTGCAGCCAATTCTGCGACATTCCGCTACGAAGCAGCTCGTCGATAAGGCACTTGCATCGATTTGCTCCCATCAGCAGGGCGCACGCTCCAACAGCTCCTTAGCAGATGGAAGCAGCTGGCTGATAGCGCATCGTTTACCGACGGAACGTGTTCGACTGGTTCCGGACACTGCGGAAACGCTCGCATTTGTGGCCGGTGACACGAGTTACGATGGTTTTATGGAGTTCCTGCACGTCCTGTGCAACAAACCCAACATCTGGCAAACGTTCCGACTGTCCGAAGATAATGTGAGCCTGCTGGAAGATATGTTTGGAGAATGTACCGTAACAGACTAA
- the LOC128300438 gene encoding coatomer subunit gamma isoform X2, with amino-acid sequence MSSFKRDNKEEDDGGNPWQNLEKTSVLQETRMFNETPVNARKCTHILTKILYLLNQGEVLGTREATECFFAMTKLFQSKDVVMRRMVYLGIKELSPIADDVIIVTSSLTKDMTGKEDLYRAPAIRALCSITDSTMLQAVERYMKQCIVDRNAPVSSGALVSSLHLASTAGEVVKRWANEAQEALNSDNIMVQYHGLGLLYHIRKADRLAVTKLVNKLTRQHLRSPYATCFLIRIACKIMEEEDASGNATEESPLFNFVECCLRNKSEMVVYEAAHAVVNLKRTNPRELSTAVSILQLFCGSSKATLRFAAVRTMNKVAMLHPPAVNVCNLDLEGLIADSNRSVATLAITTLLKTGAESSVERLMKQIATFVAEISDEFKLVVVQAIRSLCTKFPRKHAVTMNFLSGMLREEGGLEYKTSIVDTIILIIEENPDAKEAGLGHLCEFIEDCEHTSLAVRILHLLGKEGPYSKCPSRYIRFIYNRVILENATVRAAAVAAIAQFGACCPDLLPNVLVLLNRCQMDCDDEVRDRATYYYTILNQSNPDLNKRFIADHEIVSLPLLEKSLNEHLKGSLTERFDLSIVPKSQVVQPEVNEEVMIMNKAAPKIARVNREEINTEKLLAIPGIHHVGALHKSCAPVQLTESETEYTVSCIKHCFAHHIVFQFDCVNTLSDQLLENVRVDLELPEGFVSRAVIPCAKLPYGDKESTYVIVQFPEDVPSSIATLGATLRFLVKDCDPATGQPDSDEGYNDEYILEDIEITVADQMQKSKKQNFLAAWESADTEEWVEAEDTFELSTVNSLQDAVNTILKFLGLAPANLSENVPDGAHTHTLLCSGTFRGGVEVFVRSKLAVADGVTMQLTVRSTDMDVAELITSAVG; translated from the exons GCGGCGCATGGTTTATCTGGGCATCAAGGAGCTCAGCCCAATTGCGGATGATGTTATCATTGTAACGAGCTCGCTGACGAAGGACATGACCGGCAAGGAGGATCTGTATCGTGCTCCGGCAATCCGTGCCCTGTGCAGCATTACGGACAGTACAATGTTGCAGGCCGTTGAGCGTTACATGAAGCAGTGCATTGTCGATCGGAATGCACCCGTATCGAGCGGCGCACTCGTCAGCTCGCTGCATCTGGCCAGTACGGCCGGAGAGGTCGTAAAGCGCTGGGCAAATGAAGCACAGGAAGCTCTTAATAGTGACAACATAATGGTGCAGTATCACGGTCTCGGTTTGCTATACCACATCCGGAAAGCGGACCGGCTCGCAGTAACAAAGCTGGTGAACAAGCTGACACGCCAGCATCTACGCAGCCCGTACGCTACGTGCTTTTTGATTCGCATTGCGTGCAAAATCATGGAAGAGGAAGACGCGAGCGGTAATGCGACAGAGGAGTCGCCGCTATTCAATTTTGTCGAGTGCTGTCTGCGCAACAAATCAGAAATGGTGGTTTACGAAGCGGCCCACGCTGTCGTCAATCTAAAGCGGACAAATCCACGGGAACTCTCGACTGCGGTCAGCATTCTGCAGTTGTTCTGCGGTTCATCGAAGGCCACGTTACGTTTTGCAGCAGTGCGTACGATGAACAAGGTGGCCATGTTGCATCCACCCGCCGTCAATGTGTGTAATCTCGATCTAGAGGGGCTGATCGCGGACTCGAACCGATCGGTGGCAACACTCGCTATCACTACTCTGCTAAAGACGGGTGCGGAAAGTTCGGTTGAGCGGTTGATGAAGCAGATTGCAACGTTCGTGGCGGAAATTTCGGACGAATTCAAGCTTGTGGTTGTGCAGGCGATTCGTTCGCTGTGCACTAAGTTCCCCCGAAAGCACGCAGTCACAATGAACTTCCTAAGCGGAATGCTGCGGGAGGAAGGTGGTTTGGAGTATAAGACATCAATCGTCGACACGATCATCCTGATTATTGAGGAGAATCCGGATGCGAAGGAGGCCGGTCTCGGTCATCTGTGCGAATTTATCGAGGATTGTGAGCATACATCACTGGCAGTGCGAATTCTGCATCTACTCGGCAAGGAAGGCCCTTACTCGAAGTGCCCGTCGCGCTACATTCGCTTCATCTACAACCGGGTCATACTGGAGAATGCGACCGTACGGGCGGCGGCAGTCGCTGCAATCGCACAATTCGGCGCGTGCTGTCCGGATCTGTTACCGAACGTACTGGTGTTGCTGAACCGTTGCCAGATGGATTGTGACGATGAGGTGCGCGATCGGGCCACCTACTATTACACCATCCTGAATCAATCGAACCCGGACCTGAACAAGCGGTTCATTGCCGACCATGAGATCGTATCGTTGCCACTGCTGGAAAAATCACTGAACGAACATCTGAAGGGCTCACTGACGGAGCGTTTCGATCTGTCGATAGTACCGAAATCGCAGGTCGTCCAACCAGAAGTAAACGAGGAAGTAATGATCATGAACAAAG CGGCACCAAAAATTGCTCGTGTCAATCGCGAAGAGATTAACACAGAGAAGCTGCTCGCCATACCAGGCATTCATCATGTGGGCGCACTGCACAAATCCTGCGCACCGGTCCAGCTGACCGAGAGCGAAACCGAGTATACGGTGTCCTGCATCAAGCACTGCTTTGCGCATCACATCGTGTTTCAG TTTGATTGTGTCAACACGCTGTCGGATCAGTTGCTAGAGAATGTGCGCGTCGATTTGGAGCTTCCGGAAGGGTTTGTATCGCGTGCCGTCATTCCATGTGCGAAGCTACCGTACGGTGACAAAGAATCTACCTATGTTATCGTGCAATTCCCCGAAGACGTACCCAGCTCTATTG CCACACTGGGTGCTACACTACGCTTTCTGGTGAAGGATTGCGATCCAGCAACGGGTCAGCCGGACTCGGACGAAGGTTACAACGATGAGTACATACTAGAGGACATCGAAATAACCGTTGCAGATCAAATGCAAAaatcaaagaaacaaaatttccTTGCCGCGTGGGAAAGTGCCGATACAGAAG AGTGGGTTGAAGCGGAAGACACATTCGAGCTGTCCACAGTGAACAGTCTGCAGGATGCCGTCAACACGATCCTCAAATTCCTCGGCTTAGCTCCTGCGAACCTATCCGAAAATGTCCCTGATGGAGCCCATACGCACACGTTACTTTGTTCTG GAACGTTCCGTGGTGGAGTAGAAGTGTTCGTCCGTTCGAAGTTGGCCGTTGCTGATGGTGTTACAATGCAGCTGACAGTACGATCGACGGACATGGACGTTGCGGAATTAATTACGTCCGCGGTAGGCTAA
- the LOC128300438 gene encoding coatomer subunit gamma isoform X1: MWRTKRGRSRRRLAGGNPWQNLEKTSVLQETRMFNETPVNARKCTHILTKILYLLNQGEVLGTREATECFFAMTKLFQSKDVVMRRMVYLGIKELSPIADDVIIVTSSLTKDMTGKEDLYRAPAIRALCSITDSTMLQAVERYMKQCIVDRNAPVSSGALVSSLHLASTAGEVVKRWANEAQEALNSDNIMVQYHGLGLLYHIRKADRLAVTKLVNKLTRQHLRSPYATCFLIRIACKIMEEEDASGNATEESPLFNFVECCLRNKSEMVVYEAAHAVVNLKRTNPRELSTAVSILQLFCGSSKATLRFAAVRTMNKVAMLHPPAVNVCNLDLEGLIADSNRSVATLAITTLLKTGAESSVERLMKQIATFVAEISDEFKLVVVQAIRSLCTKFPRKHAVTMNFLSGMLREEGGLEYKTSIVDTIILIIEENPDAKEAGLGHLCEFIEDCEHTSLAVRILHLLGKEGPYSKCPSRYIRFIYNRVILENATVRAAAVAAIAQFGACCPDLLPNVLVLLNRCQMDCDDEVRDRATYYYTILNQSNPDLNKRFIADHEIVSLPLLEKSLNEHLKGSLTERFDLSIVPKSQVVQPEVNEEVMIMNKAAPKIARVNREEINTEKLLAIPGIHHVGALHKSCAPVQLTESETEYTVSCIKHCFAHHIVFQFDCVNTLSDQLLENVRVDLELPEGFVSRAVIPCAKLPYGDKESTYVIVQFPEDVPSSIATLGATLRFLVKDCDPATGQPDSDEGYNDEYILEDIEITVADQMQKSKKQNFLAAWESADTEEWVEAEDTFELSTVNSLQDAVNTILKFLGLAPANLSENVPDGAHTHTLLCSGTFRGGVEVFVRSKLAVADGVTMQLTVRSTDMDVAELITSAVG, encoded by the exons GCGGCGCATGGTTTATCTGGGCATCAAGGAGCTCAGCCCAATTGCGGATGATGTTATCATTGTAACGAGCTCGCTGACGAAGGACATGACCGGCAAGGAGGATCTGTATCGTGCTCCGGCAATCCGTGCCCTGTGCAGCATTACGGACAGTACAATGTTGCAGGCCGTTGAGCGTTACATGAAGCAGTGCATTGTCGATCGGAATGCACCCGTATCGAGCGGCGCACTCGTCAGCTCGCTGCATCTGGCCAGTACGGCCGGAGAGGTCGTAAAGCGCTGGGCAAATGAAGCACAGGAAGCTCTTAATAGTGACAACATAATGGTGCAGTATCACGGTCTCGGTTTGCTATACCACATCCGGAAAGCGGACCGGCTCGCAGTAACAAAGCTGGTGAACAAGCTGACACGCCAGCATCTACGCAGCCCGTACGCTACGTGCTTTTTGATTCGCATTGCGTGCAAAATCATGGAAGAGGAAGACGCGAGCGGTAATGCGACAGAGGAGTCGCCGCTATTCAATTTTGTCGAGTGCTGTCTGCGCAACAAATCAGAAATGGTGGTTTACGAAGCGGCCCACGCTGTCGTCAATCTAAAGCGGACAAATCCACGGGAACTCTCGACTGCGGTCAGCATTCTGCAGTTGTTCTGCGGTTCATCGAAGGCCACGTTACGTTTTGCAGCAGTGCGTACGATGAACAAGGTGGCCATGTTGCATCCACCCGCCGTCAATGTGTGTAATCTCGATCTAGAGGGGCTGATCGCGGACTCGAACCGATCGGTGGCAACACTCGCTATCACTACTCTGCTAAAGACGGGTGCGGAAAGTTCGGTTGAGCGGTTGATGAAGCAGATTGCAACGTTCGTGGCGGAAATTTCGGACGAATTCAAGCTTGTGGTTGTGCAGGCGATTCGTTCGCTGTGCACTAAGTTCCCCCGAAAGCACGCAGTCACAATGAACTTCCTAAGCGGAATGCTGCGGGAGGAAGGTGGTTTGGAGTATAAGACATCAATCGTCGACACGATCATCCTGATTATTGAGGAGAATCCGGATGCGAAGGAGGCCGGTCTCGGTCATCTGTGCGAATTTATCGAGGATTGTGAGCATACATCACTGGCAGTGCGAATTCTGCATCTACTCGGCAAGGAAGGCCCTTACTCGAAGTGCCCGTCGCGCTACATTCGCTTCATCTACAACCGGGTCATACTGGAGAATGCGACCGTACGGGCGGCGGCAGTCGCTGCAATCGCACAATTCGGCGCGTGCTGTCCGGATCTGTTACCGAACGTACTGGTGTTGCTGAACCGTTGCCAGATGGATTGTGACGATGAGGTGCGCGATCGGGCCACCTACTATTACACCATCCTGAATCAATCGAACCCGGACCTGAACAAGCGGTTCATTGCCGACCATGAGATCGTATCGTTGCCACTGCTGGAAAAATCACTGAACGAACATCTGAAGGGCTCACTGACGGAGCGTTTCGATCTGTCGATAGTACCGAAATCGCAGGTCGTCCAACCAGAAGTAAACGAGGAAGTAATGATCATGAACAAAG CGGCACCAAAAATTGCTCGTGTCAATCGCGAAGAGATTAACACAGAGAAGCTGCTCGCCATACCAGGCATTCATCATGTGGGCGCACTGCACAAATCCTGCGCACCGGTCCAGCTGACCGAGAGCGAAACCGAGTATACGGTGTCCTGCATCAAGCACTGCTTTGCGCATCACATCGTGTTTCAG TTTGATTGTGTCAACACGCTGTCGGATCAGTTGCTAGAGAATGTGCGCGTCGATTTGGAGCTTCCGGAAGGGTTTGTATCGCGTGCCGTCATTCCATGTGCGAAGCTACCGTACGGTGACAAAGAATCTACCTATGTTATCGTGCAATTCCCCGAAGACGTACCCAGCTCTATTG CCACACTGGGTGCTACACTACGCTTTCTGGTGAAGGATTGCGATCCAGCAACGGGTCAGCCGGACTCGGACGAAGGTTACAACGATGAGTACATACTAGAGGACATCGAAATAACCGTTGCAGATCAAATGCAAAaatcaaagaaacaaaatttccTTGCCGCGTGGGAAAGTGCCGATACAGAAG AGTGGGTTGAAGCGGAAGACACATTCGAGCTGTCCACAGTGAACAGTCTGCAGGATGCCGTCAACACGATCCTCAAATTCCTCGGCTTAGCTCCTGCGAACCTATCCGAAAATGTCCCTGATGGAGCCCATACGCACACGTTACTTTGTTCTG GAACGTTCCGTGGTGGAGTAGAAGTGTTCGTCCGTTCGAAGTTGGCCGTTGCTGATGGTGTTACAATGCAGCTGACAGTACGATCGACGGACATGGACGTTGCGGAATTAATTACGTCCGCGGTAGGCTAA